CGCAATCAAGCATGAGACTGAGCAAGAGGGAAAAAAGTACACCTCCTTTGATATTGGTGAGGAGCTTGGGTTTATCACAGATCATAAGAAGGAGGTTATTGCTATAGGGGAGGTTGGCCTGGATGGTGTCCGGGGCATCGATACTCCCCAAAAAAAGGACTTTGAACTCATGATTGAGCTGGCAGAAAAGCTCAAAAAACCCATCATTGTGCATTCGCGCAAGGCTGAAGCTGAAGTGCTTGCCTTGCTTGAGACCTCAAAGCTAAAAGTAATCCTGCACGCCTTTCATGGCAAAAGGAGGCTCGTCCAGAAGGCAATTGACAATGGCTGGTATTTCTCAGTCTCTACCCATATAGCCAGGAGCCAGGAGATGCAGTACATAGCTAAGGAAGCTCCCTTGTCAAAGCTGTTTCCAGAGACAGATGCTCCGTTCCTCAGCCCATTTCCAGGAAAGCGCA
This is a stretch of genomic DNA from Candidatus Nanoarchaeia archaeon. It encodes these proteins:
- a CDS encoding TatD family hydrolase, translating into MIDCHCHLDHPLFDKDRDQVVEAAKTSGISVIITNGIDPGTNRKSLELARRYSIVKAGLGVYPRSAIKHETEQEGKKYTSFDIGEELGFITDHKKEVIAIGEVGLDGVRGIDTPQKKDFELMIELAEKLKKPIIVHSRKAEAEVLALLETSKLKVILHAFHGKRRLVQKAIDNGWYFSVSTHIARSQEMQYIAKEAPLSKLFPETDAPFLSPFPGKRNEPAFVIEAIKKIAEIKGLDMEETSKNIWKNYQKVFV